From the genome of Trichosurus vulpecula isolate mTriVul1 chromosome X, mTriVul1.pri, whole genome shotgun sequence:
cacagGTAAAACGGGGAtcataaaagcatctacctctcagggtggttgtgaggataaaatgaattaaCATTTGTACAGCATTTTGAAAAGctaagtgtcacaaaaatgctagctattactactactactaccactactactactacatctCCTCAGGATTCCAGGGGTTCAACCCTGAGGGGTTGAGGTGTCTCTAATGCTGTTGGCTCAAGCCCCATTCTGACACATTCCATCCAACATCAGTTGCCAACCCAATTGGCCATGCCAGCACAATAACAGTAATTGACAAAGGGACTAGCACTCCAATATCATTTGCCAGTCAATAACTCTCGAATGCCACCAGTAAGCAACTGCGACAGAATTGTCTGAGAGTCTGACGATGAAGTACTGCTGCCAATAACTAATCGATTACCCCGAGTGAGGAGGGCAAAGTGGAGTTTCTTATCCCTCAGGAACATTtaccagggctgctcatccacctttggtggcCGCCTTCACCCAGCTCTTACCTGTGGATCCAAGAAGATCTAGaatagtggccacaccccagtaaagcatctaggcagacaggctaaaccaggctgaaggtgactgacaggcctcaaaactGTCAGTGAGCTACCCTAaacctgtgaagacttcccccggcagaatgggaggatgagaacaactCATTCCAACAGCCAAGAAGGCGactgaagcaggcgctgtggagcacttagggGCTGGGCAGGTtcaaagactccaaggtcatccactgcatcccaaccATTGGCAGTGATCTTAACTTTTCTTTTGCCACCGGACTTTGATGATTCAGGAAGAGACAATGTGGTTgccgactttgtgcaactctgcctcacttaaatcttgACTTATGAGCAAGTCACCCttggaaaataaaggacaaacagcaggTTAGACCTACCCCTTATATAGAATGTGAATACATAAGCAGGACGGCACAATCCAAAATTCTATTGAATTTTACAGACAATAGAAGGCAAAGATTAGGGCGTGTGCATTAGAAAGGTCAGGGAACAAAGTTGGTCCAAACTGGAGCTAAAGTTAATGTCCCTAGCTTGATTTTGCAAACTTCAACAGATGTGACCCGCTTGATTTAAGCAAAGTGTCAGGAGTTTCCAGACAGAGTTCCAGGCAGAGTTTTTCTTAGCACAGGGGCAGCAAGAAGCCTGGACCAAACTTTATCTTATCACGTGATTAACATCAGTTAGCTTTTTacaattggggtgggggaggatatttactgagaagatatataGCAAGAGCGAAGTACCAATTCTCTTTGGGGCACACTCTCTTGTCTACATCTTGGTCCCTGGGAGGATAGGCTCAAATTTAAAATGGTTGCTTCAAAGGATTTGTCCCACCAAGTTCTACTGTAAGTATGGTATaacctttggacaagtcactcactcTCCTGCTACAGGACACAGCATCTCAACCACTAGGCCGATTCCAGCTTGGACTGGGTTAAGGGCTATACTGGCATACCGGGCTTGGCTACTGGCAAACTCTGGTATGAACAGCCATCGTTGGACTTCTTCTCCTCTGACCTCTCAAAGTCTCACAAGATCTTGttccaaagaaaagaagatgCAAACAGGAAGCAACACAGGCTTGTCTAGGAGACTATGCTCTCATGGGTCAGCCTGGTTGGGGGTAGTGGCAGAAATTTCCCCCCACCTCAACAGCCATCTGGAGCTCAAGTCATCTTTATTCCTGTGACCAGTAGGCAGGAAAGAGTCTATTTCCCTGCTGGGACCTCTTGTCTGCATTCTCAGTTCTGGCAAAGCAGCCCACCAAAAGACCTTTCCTTCACCACAAGGTAAGCAGACAGGGAACAGAATATAGTCAGAATATTTGGGCGTGCTTTGAAGTGGAGATACAGGTCTTTCTGTTACACCTTATGACAAATTGTCGAAGCAGGCTCAGCAAACATCCGTGTGAATTCTCTGGGCATGCTCCCCAGGACTGGGCCCATCTAGAAAAAGAGTCCACTGGAAAGCTACCAAATTGCTGACTCCCCATGAGTCCCACTCCAAGGCGCAGACTGCAAAATTCACCCCAGCCTTCATCTGCAGTATTCCTAAGACCTTGGTTAACTGTAAAATATATATCCTTCAACAAATCTCATTTAGGCATGTGTATTTTCTGGATGCataccctttttcctttcctggtgTGGATGATGCTGACTTACCGTAAAACCATGCCTAGATTTAGCAGCAAATGGaccaaaaaaaatctggatttgatttgaaaaaaaggtcaaataaaggaaataaacagTAGCCTTCAGGTACTTTGGAACAGGTACAGTCTTAATGTATTAATGAAGAGATATAATGCATATGAGAGGTTATCAGCTTTTGACAGTTAAAGACAATTTCAATAAATGATTAGTAAAGTGAGAGTTCGTGTGACATAGTGGAGGGCCACCGATGGTGCTGGCAGGAATacttgggttcacatcctgccacTGACACAAGCTGCCcatgggaccctgagcaagtcacatgaccTTGTAGTGCTTTAGGCAACTAAGATGACAACTAGGCAGAAGGTGCCGACCCACACTGGTAGAAGAAATCAAATGTACGCAATTCAAATATACATGATCATGGTCATCACTCACATTGTACAATTTGGAAATAATCGAGCCTTACCAAACAGAATAAATGCCATACATATACTCATTATTCTCAGCTGAAAAAAATACCCAGTACTTCCATTAATACATACGTTTTCAAAGCCTTTTGTAATTTTTAGTTATTAATGTGAAACATTCATGATCTTCTTCTCCCACTGGTTTcagtaaaacaaaaagaaattcttcttttttccccaagtgTGGACCATGGTCTTTGAATTGGTGGATGTGGAATGGCAAACATCTGGGCTATTCATTTGATGGGGATGGCTGTTCATGGAGCACCTAGGGCAGGAAAGATGAaataccttttcatttttcacttgATATGAATGTCTTTACAGGATGATTGGAGGTTGTCTGTAAAGAAGGATGGGTTTAACATGTacaacaagcagaaagaaaaacccAATTGTGTCTAACTTTACTCTGATCTGTTACAGACCAGGCAGACTTCATACATTATGACATTCCTGTATTGGaactcttttccccatctctttcacATGCTGCCAATTTTTGTTGTCTTATAAATGTGACATGAAAAGTGGCAGGCTGGCTCCTAGCCCATTAGATTCAATCTTTTCTAAATTGTGATTGCCTTGGTATTTCGCCTTGCTCAAATATGCAATTTAGAACAAGGTGTTtctctggaagaaatgaaaaacactCTGAAACATGGCCTGAAGGAACAAGGCAAGTTCTTGGTCACATACAACTGTAAAGATATGGAATGGTCCTTCTAAGACAGAAACCATCCTctccaacaacaaaaatcatactgTTTGCCCCATTCAGTTGGGAGACCatacagtttttaacatttttggaCAGCCTGGcctcccctcttttcccttccaaatTAGACCTGGGACATtagccttttccttcctccctgctgtCCTAAGATTCTGCTTTAGCTCTTTAGCTCTGGATAACCTTCCCCCAGTTCCAAGGCCTGGTCCTCTTCCATTGACTGGTCTATTTTGCAAGTCCAAAGTTTGACAAGTTCAGCCTTTATCTTggtctgtgaccctgggctttcTAACAGGCCGCTCTTTTCTTGTCCCAGACCAGAGATCTCATTAACCTGATTCCTACTACCTACTGAAATCCCAGACAGTGAGGCAGGGAATATTGGATTCCCCAAAGAAATCGAGGATCACCCAGAAGCAGAGGAGTGTTGAAGCCAGCTCTTGAGAAAACTGATTATTAAATTATCAGTGTGAGCACTCACACTTCAGGAAAGCAGCAAACTGTATAAAGCAGGGCTTGATTCATTGGTTTGTTGTTTGTATAGACTTacaaaagtgatggagaaaatgttaataatgcagattaaacttaaaagtgtgaccttgggcaagtcactcaaacccaattgctctgccttcctccctccaaaaaaaatgtaaaaaaaaaagtgttcagCGGGAACACCTGCAGCACCCATCCCACCCTCGCcaagagagctggttgttaaacatttaccagcatgcccctGCCCAAAAAGTAACAGAAAGGCACATGCTGGATGTGAACATACTACAAGCCATTTCAAATGATGAATCATTCAGGAGAAGTAGTGTAAAGATGATATCAGAGAAATATACATCTGGGGGGAAAAGACTGGCCAGTCAtttagagagagggaaaaagaaaataaaagaactgTTCTGTGCTCCATTGCTTTTCATGAAATGTCAAGAGAGCCTAAGAAAGGCCCTTGATATATTGGGTGGACCCTCTATTGTGAATTTATAGGAGGGCATGGATAAGAATCTCAAAGTATGGTTATGCATGGATGGCTTGAGATCTGAACATCATTGGGGAATCTACCCACTTCCATGGGCTCACTGATCCAATGATACATGAAGAGTGTTGTAACCCCGGGGTTCTGGCCATGGCCATTATGTTTCCTCCCACTTCTCCACCCAACTCCCTTACCTTCCTCTGATTCTCAGCCAACAAGCTCAACATTTCATAGCTCTGGCCTGTGCTTAGTTCTTGCTGTAGTCAAATGGCCCCAAAAATTTGGCAAAGCAGTAAATAATCTTGGTCTCCAACTCATGCGACCTGACTTATCATGGGACCCTTAACAAGTGGAGTGGCCTTGGGGAAGCCAATTCATTTCTTTGGCCTTTAATTTACTTCTGTAAACAGTTCTACTTTATAAAATGACAGAGATGGCCTAGATAATCTTTAATAACTGCAGTGACTTTTAAATGCTCTGATTTTAAGCCCTGATGACCTCAgccctttctttttcagtttacaattccactgTCTAGATGAATTTGCCTCTTGTTGTCTACTTGTAACTCTCAGTGCAAGACCAGGAATGTCCCTTGAGGCGCCCAGAATCAGTGGGATTGGAGCTGGGAGAGCTGAACCTCATCAAGTGTCTCAATGGTCCAATGGCAGAAAATCAAACTGTATTTTTatgtcacagggttgtggtgaggaaagGGCTTGAAAAACTTTACCTCCCTACAGAAATGTGAGCTGCTATGTTATCCTGGTCCAAATTTGGATGTTCTTAGGCAAACAGACCAGTTCAAATCAATTAATAACCAGTTCAAGCCAGTTCAAACAGATTCAGACCAGTTAAAACAACCTAAACCCAGCTCAGACCAGTTAAAACTAGTTTAAACCAGTTAAAACTAACATAGACTGGTTAGAACTGGTTCAGACCAGTTTAAGCCAGCTAAAAACAGAACCAGTTCAGACCAGTTTAAACTGGTTTTAGCCAGTTTGAACCATTTTAAACTGGTCTGAACCGGTTCTATTTTGAACCAATTTGGTTTAAACTGGTTTTAGCCAGGTTTAAACCTGGTCTGAACCATATCAAATGAGCaatttatgtaaagtgatttgtaaacctcACTGCCTTACATAAACGGTTTGCCAACATGTTGGTGTTGAGAAGGTCAGGTTTTTAGAGGGGTCACTATTATGAATACTGAAGTCCTCCAAGGATTATGGCCAGGAATGGGGAGGAAAGGAATTTTGGGGTGCAACTACTTAAAATCACTGAAATGAGTGAAGAGCCCAGAGACCTGTATGAACTGCCTGGATCTTCAAAGATGAAAGAGCATAGAATCAGAAATTCAGAGCCTAAGGGACCTTAGCTATCCTTACCAACCCCCTTGTttgacaaataagaaaactgaggtccacagaggtcAAATGTCTTGGCCAagatcacgtagctagtaagcaGATAGAGAAGAGCTGAAAGCTGGCTCTGCCATGAGTCTTCTTCTTTGGGCGCGGGGTCTACACTGCTTCTCATAGCTGCTTTTcagtggggggagaagggaggttcCCCAGCCTCCAGAGCCCCATGGTGGCCCTGGGAAAGGGGAGGCCTTACTGACCTCTGGCTAGACAAGAAAGGGTGGGGGCAGTGGGGGCTTCGGACAGGCCCATTTAAATGACCTTGGACTCTTTGGGGAGCCTGGAGACAAAGGCCAGGGCCAGCTACCGTGTCAGGGGGAAGCTCCCTGGGCAGGGCTTGCCTTGCTTTTGTCTTCGGAGTCCCTGTGCCTGCGGTACTCGAATGACTGATCGACTGCGGGACCCACAGACTACTCAGCTGGCTGCAGCCTCATCATCGCCAACTGCCGCCGCGCCCACCCCAGCCGCAGATCAGGGCGCTGCCTTGGCAAGACAAAGAAGATGACAGGCTGACCGGGAAGCCAATGGGAGAGCGGGGAGGGGAGCGGAGGCGGACTCTTGggcctccccccgccccctgccTAGGGTACTTGGTCCAGAACGCGGGAGAAGCGGAGTCGGAGACCTGGTGGAGGGAGGGCCCGCCGTGGCCGCCTGGAGGACGGACGGACGGGAGGAGAGCGCTCCCGCTCCCGTTCACCCTCCGGGCGGCCGCGGCGGGTACAGCAGCGTGTAAGGGGCAGCTCCGGGGCAAGGTAAGAACAGCCGCGCCCTCCACCACCATCCCAGGCTTGAGGCTTGTGGCGCTGGCTCTTTCATCGGCCCCTACCCCTCCGGGGCCATctccatcatccccatttccaccccccccatcctcatccccccatcccccccatccccatcctcacCTGACCAtcctcatccccctccccaaatccccATTATCTCCATCCCCATCCACCATCCTCATCCCTTCAAACCCGTTATCTCTATCCCCACTCAGCCATTCTGTCCCTGCCTTATCTCAGTTATCCTGATCCCCACCTGACCATCCCCAAAAGACCATCTCCATCCTTCAAAATCCCCATTATCCTCATCCCCTCCACCATCCCAATCCTCGACATATCTCCTTTATCCTTTACCCTGTTCGTCATCACCCTCCGCATCCCAGCCACCCCCATTTCCTCCCCTCTCATATCCCCATCGGCCTCATCTCAGCCCAATCATGACCGATTTCATCCCCATCACCCCTCACCTCGACATCCTCATCCCCACTCCGCCATTTCCATCTCTTGCCCCCCCCTAATATCCATCCCCGTGTCGCCAGTCCCTACCTCcacctatccccacccccaccatccctTACCCCTACCtatctccacccccactcccagcctGGCCATCCCCgcctatccccacccccacccccaccccggccaTCCCCgcctatccccacccccacccccagcctggcCATCCCcgcccatccccacccccacatcacCAGTCCCCACCACCACCTATCTCCACCCCCACCATCCCTCACCCccatctacccccacccccatctcctccATCCCCACTGTCAccccttccacccctccccacacctaACCCCCCTCTTTCATCACATCTCGATTTCTCTCGCTATCTCATCTTCACCCTGTaatccccatcccccaccccccatcggCTCTGCAGTCTCCATCCCCGCTCTGCCAGCCCCAACCCCACTCCGCCCTCGCCACCTTCACCTCCTCCGCCATCTTCACCCCCTCCCATCTCCATCATCCCAATTACCCTCATTCTCACACGGGCATCTGCGTCCTTCATCTCCCTCACCCTAAAAACTGGCAGAGATCGGGGGGCCAGTTCCCCAGAATTGCTTTTCTGAAAAGCTTCCTCTTTCTCTACTCCTTCCTCTCCCGCCCCCAACCTGCACTAGCTTGAGGAGAGAGAGCGAAAAGTCAAACCACAGCGCCTGTCGCCTCAGCTTACTGGCCCCCACATACAAAAAGCCTATGCTTTTCCCTTTGTCTCGTGGGGAACTTTCTACGGAGCCCACCTTGGCTGGTCCTGGATTCCCTAGTCCTAAAGGAAAGGCTTTTCTTCCCAAAACGAGGGTGGGGGACACAATGAGGAGGTAGGTGGGGTGATCGAGAGTTGGCTGCCCTGCCTTCTGGTTCTGCCATTGAAGGTGAGTTGGTCGTGGCTGACGGGCTCTCCTGCCTTTGTCTGGAAAACGCAGGGGCGTGGCACTTCTGCATTTCCCTAGGGAAGCGGCTGAGGATGCgttttcttggggaagggggcgggggcagggagCTTAAACCAAACCCTAGACTGGTGGACCTATTGTTCTTGACTCCTCTGGCTAGGATCCCTTAGCAGATTTAGTGGTACTGGGAATAGGATATAGGTTCATGGATTTCAagctgcattttacagatgagaaactgaggttcagagaggtgaaATTATTTGTTCAAGGTTCCACACGTTGCAAGTAGTAGCGCTATattttgaatctaggtcttctgactctaaatgtaATGCTCTTTCCCCCTGTACCAGAGGTATCCTTCAATCCTTTGTTTCTGCTAAAAACAAACTTAGAACGTGGGAATATAGTCACATCAAGGAATCTGGGGACATTCAGGCTCCAGCTGGAACTTACCTGCTCCCCAGTTATTTATACGGGTCTGTGACTATTTGGGGGGGGGCCCATTAGTACCAAATCCTGCTCACAGCCCTGTTGAATAGACAGGGTTTTTCACCCCCAGGGGCATGTTAAGCTTTTGCTTGATAGCTATTGAAAGAAAATAGTAGATGTTAAGGGTCCTAAGTGGTTCCATTAAAGCAAAGAAGCTATTTGCACAGAGGATAAGAGATTGGCTTATCATAAGTGAGACAGTACAGCGATTATAATCAAGCTGATGTATGATGGCTGGTGCCTTCCAGTCTGCAGGCCTGGCATGCAGCTAGCTCACTAATTAAGAGGCCACACTTGAAGAGCTGCAGATGGGCCTTAATGGTTTGAGGGTCGGGCTCAAAGTCTTCAGCAACAGGGATGATGTAATAAGGAAGATTTCTATGTAAGACAATAAGAGCATTGCAGTTCATATGACGACTAGGGGGCGCAGTGAAGACCTGAATCTGAAGGAGAGAATCAAGACAGGTAGTGTTTGTGAGAAGTGCTCGTGCCTAGCGGGGGCtctagaaatgcttatttcctccccttccccacgtACACTGAGGACCGGATGTAAGAGTAATACGCATTTTGGCCCCTGGGGAACCATGTcacaagagaaggaaagagaaagggctCTAAATGTCAGCTCAGAAAAAATGAGGCTCATTGGGCACAGTTCCCTGGGGTCCAAATTATGACCATCAGAGCCTGCAAagactctcttcttcttttcttcacccAGTTCCTATATTTATtcaaaatcagaaaataaaaggCAAGGACAAAGATGAAGGTCCACAATTCTTCTTTAAAAGCTGTCATCTTATTAGAAAACCTAACTTGATTTCCTGTAATGCTTATGGTTTCTTGTATTCTCCAGTGAAAAATCCCAGAGACTCAGAATTTCTTAAAGTCCAGCAGCTTCATTTTCCATAGCCATTTGAACTTGATCTTTTCCCCTCTTTGCCAGTTATTTCCAGCCCAAGCCTGTTGTTACCAGCATGGGGGAGCATCCTGAGGCTCCCCATGAAGAACCTgaagaagtaaaaagagaaaagaacccaGAAAACAACCATTGGCATTCCCGAAGCTACACCCTTGGGGCCATTTCCAGCTTCCTGTCTACATTTGTGACCTTTCCCATCTACAAGGTTGTGTTCCGCCAGCAGATCCATGCCGTGTCTGTACCAGAGGCTGTCAATCAACTGCACCAGGAGGGCCTTCGCCGCTTCTACCGGGGAATCTACCCTCCCCTTCTGGCCAAGACCCTGCAGGGGACCCTGCTCTTCGGCACCCATGACAACCTGCTCCAAGCTCTCACTCCTACTGGACCCTCCAGACTATGGCAGCGCTGGGTGGCTGGGTTCCTGTCAGGTGCAGTGGAAGCTGTGGTGTTGACCCCCTTTGAACGGGTACAAAACGTGCTTCAAGATGGACGGAAGGATGCCCGCTTCCCCAGTACCTCCAGCATTCTGCGGGAATTCAACTCATACAGCTTATGGGAACGGCTAGCCATGGGCTACTATCGAGGCTTCTTTCTGGTCCTCCTGAGGAATAGTCTGGGAAGTGCGCTCTACTTCTCTTTCAAAGATCCCATTCGAGACGGCCTGACGAAACAAGGTTTGCCCTGCTGGGTCCCAGCTCTAGTGTCTGGCAGTGTCAATGGGACCCTCACATGTCTACTGCTTTACCCACTCAGCGTCCTTGTCGCCAACGTGCAGTCACAGATAGGTTGGCAGGAAGCACCAGGCCTGCGGGCTTCTGCTCAGGCTGTTTGGGAGGATCGAGGACGAAAGCTGCTTCTGATCTACCGAGGTGGCGCTTTGGTCATCTTACgttcctgtgtgacctggggactTACCACTGCAATCCATGATTTCTTGCAGGAAAACAACTGCCCCAGGGTGGAGGAGAGTGACTGAGTAGCCTCAGAGGCATCCCAGAGGGTTTGAGGACTGTGTTCTTACAGCCTGGGTCAACAATAGGCCAACAGCTCACCTCTGGGTCTGTTTGCTTCTTCTGGTCCTAGAGAACCAAGAGCAATTATTCTGTTAGGAGATGAGAGAAATTCCCAGCAATTAGATTATCCACTTATTTTATCATATGGTATTAGCTTCAATAGGTCACTGCAGTCATCACTGTGGGTGCTCTCCCCTGGACTTTGTAGATGGTCTTTCAGATTTACTCTGGCCAAAACAATCAATCACACTGCTGCCAACTGGTAATGGGCCCCTCCCaacttagctagactggtccttGAACAACATATTGCAAGTCTATCAGCAGGCCCCTACTCGGAGCCTCTAGAGCTTGGTAGGACCTTGGAAGAaccttcaagaatccaggccCATTACCACGAGAGGAGGATGCCAGGGAAGAATGGAATTGACATCCATGTTATCTTTCTGCTATCAACAGCATCCCTTGGGTCATAGAAGCATTTCACCCCATTCCATCtgactgcttcagtttctttatcctgACCCTGCTCTCAGCTTCCACTCAGCTTTCAGGGGCTGCCAGAAAGAAGGTTGTGTCCTGAGGTCTCAAGGATTTTCATGGAAGCGaatgggaagaataaaagaatgtCAACTTCCTCTCCACTTGTTGCAAGTCCAGCTGAGGGGCTA
Proteins encoded in this window:
- the SLC25A53 gene encoding solute carrier family 25 member 53; the encoded protein is MGEHPEAPHEEPEEVKREKNPENNHWHSRSYTLGAISSFLSTFVTFPIYKVVFRQQIHAVSVPEAVNQLHQEGLRRFYRGIYPPLLAKTLQGTLLFGTHDNLLQALTPTGPSRLWQRWVAGFLSGAVEAVVLTPFERVQNVLQDGRKDARFPSTSSILREFNSYSLWERLAMGYYRGFFLVLLRNSLGSALYFSFKDPIRDGLTKQGLPCWVPALVSGSVNGTLTCLLLYPLSVLVANVQSQIGWQEAPGLRASAQAVWEDRGRKLLLIYRGGALVILRSCVTWGLTTAIHDFLQENNCPRVEESD